The DNA segment ATGCCACAGTACTCCACCTTAAAGGTGAGCACAAGCACATCCTTCACCTTACATGGATAACATGATAACAAATGCAAGTAGGACTTTTACTCAGATACAAATCCAAGTCTAGACTGTAGTATTAGCATAAACCAAATCctcattctgctttttctatttAAGTAGTACTTCTCATGTTGCTTCTGATTTAGGCTCTTCTGAGAATGTCAAGTTCCCCTTTCTTGTGGGGTCCCTGTCAAGACCCCACAAACCTACACTTCCAGTTagcttttaagaaattaaaaaaaaaaaatttaaaaaaaatccttttgctgGAAGATGAAGCTGACCATGCTCCAGTTTACCACATAGCTCTCAACATTGTTATGTCTACTCAGAATGAATAGTTATTTCCCAATGCATTACACAACAGTACCGTGTTATACAGATCTTCATTAGAAGACACTTcatcttttttattaatattatagTTAACAATTTTGATATGAGATTATTATCACTGGCAGTTGAATTCCCATTCAGTATCGTTAACATCCTAGAGCTACAGTTTAAGCTGCTGCAAACTTAGATGTTACCATGTTAGGTACACTCAGGTCATGCTTTCTTCATAAAATACCAAAtacagctttattaaaaaaataaaacaaacaaacaaacaaaaaaacctcaaacccagacaacccaacaacaacaagaCTCCAGAGAGCTGCAGAAGCTAGCTGAGTTCCTTCCCCAAGTACCCATTAAGTCACACTCCAAGTAAACTCTTGTAGCTATTTCACAtttgaaggaaataaagaaaatgccCTCAGAATAAACATCAAGCATAAATAGAGAATTCTGTGAGGTGTTGCCAGCTGCTGTGACCACAGTCAGACAGAATGCTTATTAAGTTCTCAACACAGTGACAACTGCCAACTAATCTACCAGTGTCTTTCCAAAAAGAAGTTATAGAAAAACTTAAAAGTGCCAGGTTGaggcttttcttctgaaaggaaaacaatgctttcttttccttcactcTCTGGGGATATCTTACATACTACATCATTTCCCCCTCAAACTATTTCAAATTTGCTTCCCCTTTTATCCCAGAACTCAAGTCATCCTCAGTAGTCTGATCAGTTCATAACAATATAGCAATATTTTCTTGGATTGCCTTTTCCAATCCATCCATACATTCAATAGGCTTcacaaaaccataaaaatcGGTCTTTGCTACTCATGATCTCTGTCATCTCCCATCACCTATCAACAATACATTGCCATGCATATCTTTAGTGACTTGACCTCAATATTACCGTCTTGCAGATACTACACAAAAGTTTCAACCACTTAATACAGAAATATGTATCTATACAAGTCATCTcattaaattatttagaaaGAGTCTGTTATAGAGCTAACCAGAATATTTACGTAACACATAAACAAGATATTTTTCAAAGGACAAAATTTTCTCAGACTCTCACAACACATTTCAGTACATATACTCCACCCCATTCTTCTTCAAGCATGCAGATCCTCTAGGCCATGCATTTTTTGACAGTAAGGTCAGAGGTCTAAGGAATTAAGGTCATTATTTCAAAGTGCATTAGATCCTGGACTTGAGGAGTCCCAAATTAATTTTGACTGTTTTCAAACTCCTTGTATTTCCAAGCTGTCACTTGTTAGGGTCTTACTCACCTTTATGACAGTATCTACCCCCATAGCCAGGTGGACATCTGCATTTTCCAGGTCTGAGGCACTCCCCAccatttttgcattttggatAACATGTTGCTGTAAGACAGACAACAAACAAAGCTTGGATAAATATTGGTAAAGCTTACCAAAATTACTACTTAAGTACATAAGAAATTTGTGTTGGTTTAGTCTCTGAGTACTCAGTTTGTCTTCACATTTCCTAAGATATATTTACCCTGCCATCCTACATTGCCGATCAGGTGAAACAGTTTCCCTGCACAGAGAGCACTCCAccattttaagcttttaaacACTCAAAACTAAGGAAGCTTTTGGACCCTAGACAGAACACGCAGAAGAAAGAGCCAtattaaaaaggaacaaaggaaCACAGCTGGACTGCCAAAGAAGCTTTTGATAATTGAAGTCAAGAAATGACAGGTGAGAAAAGAGCTGATAGGAAGAaatgatttaataaaaaatgctgcaaCTTCAGGGGCATCTTCTGATTCTTATgatgaaatatgttttcactGTTCACTGTTTACTGGATTCCTACACACCTCTTCAGAAAAACTACATGCTCATTTCCTCATACCTCTTCTCTAGAATGTTTCCAGAAGTCAgcatttccttctcctccactcttttttttgcctcagctTGCCTCTCAGAGACCTTTCTGAAATGTACAGTGTTTGTTTAGAAATCATCTGAGATAAATGTAACTTTTGTCATAACTGTAATTATCTGTTGGGAGAAAAGCATCTATGATCATCACAGATTCTGCAACCTTTTCATTGCCAACAGGTTGGATaaggcacaaattaaaatcttcattttgcaaaattCTGAGCAAGTCCAGTCagattgaaaataaattacctaTCACATAGGCCTCCTTGCTACTCATAAATCATTCCTCAATCAGCACTGGTGTctgagaaaacatttgtttattCACGCACAGATTTTAGGAACCCATGTGTTTCAGAGAGTCTCATCTGAACTAACTGCAGGTGTGAGATGAGTTCTCTACACCACAGTGCTTTATCCTTTGACTGGATGGGCAAGAAGTCTTGAaacagagggaagggaaaagatgaGCAGCAAGTAACACCACGCTGATTTTTCCCTCGTATACTTACAGGACTCTCAAGCAACCCAACTGAAGAATAGAGGATTCTTCGCATTAGTATCTGCAGAATGAGTATTTGCATGCAAATAAAGGACACAGCCATGTATGAAAGAACCATTCAGCACTCAGCTCTGCATAACATTTTCACCAGGTGCTTTCAGCTCATTGGAAATACCATACAAGAGCtcttaatttaagaaaaaactctatttctgtgttatttcacatagttttcagttcagttttcttGACAGAACAAGGGATAAAGCTTAATttatccaattttttttttctacattgaTGAGCTTATCAGAACAAGCATTCAGTGGTTCCCTTAACAATTCCAGACAGTTCACCTCTGTAGTTGAAAAACAGATCTGCATTTCCAACAATCCTTCACATCTCCCCTAAACCCCAAAATGTGTAGGATCCAACAGTAGTTTGGAACAATGTATACAGCATAGCTATTCATCCCCACTACGCAGTGCATTAGCTATACATCAGCTACCACCTGCTAGCCTTAGCTTCTAAATAAAACAACGCTCCATGAATGATTACAGTGCTGAATGAAATTTTCAGCATCCCAtttaagagtttaaaaaaaaaaaaacattttaaatgaaggGCATTCAGAACTAGAACAAATATTGTATAAATTATATCACCTCTTCAAACAGGACAACATGTGAAGAAAAGAATTGCTGATATTCAGTGATTTTTACCAATTAATGGCCACAATGCTCTGCAGTTAAACTTTTGAAGAAAGGAATTAGAAATCAGGTGCGTTATATTAAACAGGGTTTAAACTAAAACTCTTCTCCTCAGTGTTTACTTTTGCATATTGggtgacattttcaaaaatactgtCTCCCCTTGGAAACCAACAGGAACAGACTCCGGTTCACCCTAGCTTTACGCCTCCTACCACGGAAATGGGATGTACAAATGACTCTGTGGGTCAGGTAACATCTAAGAAGTAAATTCCGGTATTTTTACAAGTCCTAATTTCTACACACTTTTTTGATCTTTCTGTTAGCACTATTATCACTAATCGCACCTAGAAATACCAGTTTAACATTGCTGAGGCTTGGAAAGCCGTCAAGCCTCTAAAAGCATCATTCCTTACTCAGGCAAGTATTTAAACATGCACAGTGAAAATGATAAGTCGATGCAGAAGCCTGTCCAGTAAGTGGTCGTTTACCCAGTGCTCAAGTGGTAAAACGCTATCTACTGACAATATCGCCTTTTCCGACGGCTGGATCTGCTCACCTACGTCAGCGTCTTCATAGAGGAGCGGGCTCTTGGTTGTGCTCTGTCAGCTTGCTATCATTGCCTCGCCTCACCAGAACCCGGGTGTCTTTACCCCTCTTCTCCCACCGCGCCTTACTTACGTCCTCCCTGGCATCTAACCGCCAGCCTCGCACACCAGATCCGAACCCAGCTCTTCAGACCTTCCCGGGGGGATTACTTACGGGAAGGCTGACAGGTCAGAGAGCTAACACAGGTACCTGTGCCCAGCCCTGTTCAGGCCGAGACGCGTCCCCAGGGACCACCGCCAACGAAGAGCTCCctacagccccgggcaggcGACGCACGGCGGGgcgggccgccccgccgccgggctctccggcccggggccggcggccgcccTGCCCGCGGCGCTTCTCACCTTTCCCCCACGGCGACGCGAGGGGCGGAGCGGCCTCTCCCCGCCCGCCGTTCTTCCGCCGCCGCCCCGCAGCGGCTCCCCGCCGGGGGGccgccccgcagcccgccgCCACCTTCCCGCCCGCCGGCACGTCCGAGCGCCCCTCCCGCAGCGCGAGGCCGGGCCGTTACCGTGCTGGCAGAGCTCGCCCTCGTAGCCCTTGGAGCAGAGGCAGGTGCCGTTGCCGAGGCAGAGCCCGCCGTGCTGGCAGCGCGGGCTGCAGGCCGCCGGCGGGCCCGCGCCGAAGGGCCGGGCCTCCCCGCGGGCGGGCAGGGCGCCCGCGTCGCCGCCGCGCCACAGTCCCCACAGCGCCAGCCAGAGCAGCAGGCGCGgcacccccccgccgccgccgccgccgccgccgccgccgtcccgcCGTGCCATGGCCCGTGCGCCTCGCCCGCCGGCAGCCGCTGGCTCGGGCAGCTCGCCGCCGTCCCGCTACGCTGCCCGCGGCCGCCTCCTCTCCGCTCACTCCCCTTTCACCCCCCCTCGCTTTTCCCCTCTCGGTTCTTTTctactcctcctcctcctcctcctcacccccacCGCAGCGCCGGCCTGCCCCCGCCTCGCCGCCCCCGCGCCATGTCGCGGCAGGTGGAAGCCCCACCCGGGTGCCCGTGACAGCCAGCGGGTTACCCGtgcgcggccggggccggggctgccccctGCCGCCGCAGTGGCTGCCGTCAGCCGGGCCCGGGGGGGTCTGCAGGCCGCAGCCCGGCCCAGAGCCTGCCCAGGCCGGGGACCAGCCACGAGGTAGGCAGTGCTCAGGACTTAACTGAGGTAGGCCAAGGAGTCCGCCTGAGCACGAAGCCTAGCCGCGGGCCCTGCTGCCTTTTGGCCCTTCCACCCCTTCCCAGGGTGGCACAGAAAGACTgacctccctccatccctctttGCGACCTTACAGACTTCCACGTTTCTGTTCGCTTTCAAGTCGCCATACGATGCGAATATCGTGGCACGATATTCGAAGGGTGATTTGGGAGAGAGGACTGACGTACTGAACTCACTGCCACTCTGCGGATGGGAAAACGGGAGGAATATGGGTTTCATGCCGCTGCCTCATCCAGCGTGCCTTCTCTGAGAATGGCTTGAATATAATTCTGTGACAAACTAAATGGCAATTTATTTCAGTTCAGTTGTGAAAATACCTTCAGTTGTGAGAACAGAAACACAGATGaccagaaaacattttcccctTCATTATTTACCATCTTTCACAAGCATTTCCTACCATTTTAGATATTTGCCAGAGAAAGCACACTTTCAATGCCAAGACTGAGCCCAAGGGAATTTTTTCAGATGAGTTTGACCAATAGTGATAAAAGGTTAGTATAAGCACCTATACAAAGCATCTACTGAAAAGCGAAATAAACTTCATGCCTTTTgaaaaactaaggaaaaaacaaGTCTGTCTTCAACAGTGAGAGTACACTTTGAATTAGTTTTGTGAGTGGCATAAAACAGCTTAATTTGTTGTCTAGATCATCTGGTAACTGCATTCACTTTGGAAATTAAAACTTGTGTAATTGCATGATAGAATAAAAGGCAAAAGTACTTCTGCTGGAAAACTGGCTTTGATCCCTTTTCACACCTACAGAGTGGAACATACCGTTCCTGGAGGGAGTAGAATACAAGGCAAATCTGTAGCATGAGGTGCTGTCTGGCTTCTTGCAAAGGTTAAGCCACATCTAAGGTGATCTTTGCAAGACTGTATTTAGCCTTTCAAGGAGCAAAGTAACATGTTAAATGATTAAAGAAGAGAAGCCTAGAAGTGCAATACTAAATAATTGCCTGAAACAGGCATAATTCCCACCTTGCTTGTGCCTAGGCAACCAAAGCAACTTTTAGATGATACACACATACAATTACATTCATCCTGTGCAAACCCATGTTGCAAATATCCTTTCATGTAGTActgatgctgaaaaaaaagcagggatCTAATTACTCATGCATAACTTGCCATGGTCTGTTAATTTGCTATCTTGAATAAAAACATCCAAGCCCTGTTCATATTGCAGTTGTGGTGGAGAGAACAGGGTCTCCTGCTTTTGTATACAGTATTCCCTCTTGCAAGTATGAGGGTAATTGGATTGTGCAGTGAGAGCACTCGTGGTAAAATTGCTTTCCAGAAATATATTGAGGAATAAATTCTTCCCAAAAGGAATAGCTTGCTTTATGCCAACCCCACAAGAGCAAaacgagaaaagaaaaggactgAGATGGTGACTCTGGGCTATATTGTTCTGTTTTCCCCTCTCGGTTCTTTTctactcctcctcctcacccccacCGCAGCGCCGGCCTCCCCCTGCCTCGCCGCCCCCCGCGCCATGTCGCGGCAGGTGGAAGCCCCACCCGGGTGTCCGTGACAGCCAGCGGGTTACCTGTGCGCGGCCAGGGCCAGTGGCTGCCATCAGCCAGGCCCGGGGGTGTCTGTCATCATAATTTTCATCATAATTGGGTATATCATAATTTTACACTTCCTTGACTTCTGCCAATAATTTTGACCTTATTGAGTTCTTcacagtattattttttctatttttgtcttttctccaTAAGACAGTTTAATGTGTAAGTGTGCCTTTCTGATATTAATGCCTAGCAACAATTCATTCATACAGAATTCTTTTCAGGCTTTAACAGCTATTATTCATTATTCATGTAGAGGGtctgatttttaaagtactATTTATTTTGAGTCCCATATCCCAGCTTCCCTGTTCCAAAAAGATGACTTCTGGTGGCTCAGGTTAATTAAGagcccccttttttttatttctctccatgTTTCCTTTGAGgatcttaaaataattaatatgaAGGAAAAGAATCCTATTTTGAAATATAGCAAGTGCCCCTTCAGCAGAGATAATTAAATGCAAAGACTATATTAAATAAGCTTGCCCAGGTGTTTCATtgaatgaaataaatttgtttaaaCATTATCTTCTGTAGCAAGGGTTAGGCTGCTTCACCATCTTTGTGCATCTAAATTCATCTCAGGGCTTATCAAATTTGCTGAGTGCATGTCTGCATTTTAAAGGGATTGTGTCATGTTAACAGAGGTtctcactgaaaacagaaatgcttccAGGCATCCAACGTGCTTTAGCCTTAGAAGCACAAtctgattttatatatatacaaatatataaaaagacaGCGGTTAATGGAGTTGCTAAGTAGAGAGTTAGACAAAGAGAATTCGCATTCATTCATTCACATCGCAATGGTTATATTTGGTACTTAGTTtcaaactaaaaccaaaataaagcagTTCTAGGATTAGGACATTCACAGTCTCATTTTTTGCTTATATAAACAGTATAGGAAGGAGTGTTAACATCCTTCTGCTATACTGGCTAGCTGTATCATAGACAGCAATATGTAATAGCCTCTTGAGGGGCACTGCTGTCCAGtccagagaagaaatgaaacgTGCATTATAATTGGAGCTGAGGTACTCGGTGATATATTGTGGGAATAAGGCTGCTCACCTGAAGTTTGGGATTCTGTTCCGTGTAAGGGAGAGCAGGTACAAGGACTGGGCCCTCCCACAACCCTATGGGAATACCCCACTTCTGGGAATCCCAGAGTGTGCACATGTATCTCTTGCCTATTTCAAAGACTTTTATTTCATtacaacatgaaaaatattcaagaaGCATAAGCTCAGATCTTCATGTGCCATGGGATTTCATGAGTCAGCCAGCTGTAATACAATCTGCTTTCAAAAGTAGTGACTTGTAAGAAAATGATAAGCCTAGAAATCAGGATATGAAATTGTAGAGGGTGCTTGTGCAGTGGTGATGCGCACTAATCCAATAAAATGTCAGTATCTCATTAATCAGGTAGATTTACTGGGGTGGGAAGTAATGTTAGGAGGTGCATTATACAGCTAACGTCTTTCGTAGCACTGTGCAGTATGTATGGTTCCAAGCTCTGACACAATCATAGCTGCACTGTTACAGCTGGACTGGGTGCTGTACTTAAGTACATCTCATAACGCGTCATCCAGAGCCAACATGCTATCAGTGTAGCATCACAATTAGCACCCACATTTATACGTACTTTTCAGCATAATTTGATCTCCATTCTACCATGTATAGATGACCCATCAGGTAACGATACAGTTAAATAGCATTGATCAAAGCTGTATCCCAACTCAAGTCCACGTCAACTCTTTCAGATAATAGGGACTTATGACCAACATCAGTCTTCTCTGTTGACAGTTTGAATACTGATCTGTCTTCCAGTGCAATTGGGCTACAGTGGCATTTGAGAAATATGTATGAAAGTCACTATAATTCTgctaaaagaaggaaaatgatatatgggtttatttttaaacatgtcCATGTGTGAATTAGGTGAGCAGAAATATTATATATGTACAGGCTGTGTACATACATTCATCCACAAATGCCATGCACATCTCTTGTTGGTGTCCAAAATTAAGGGCCTCTGTGGATTGCACATACAGATTGTCTCCATTAGTCCCCCTAGTCCTGATTTCGTAATATAAAACCCTATTTGAATTTATCTGAAACAAATACATTAATCCGAAGGATGCCAGCCCTGTATGCAACTTTCAAAACCATTATTCTAAtaagtaattttcttcacatAGCAGCAAACTCTCAATATGTGATGTTTAGTCAACATGACTGATGTGCATTGAAGTCCTTGTTCACAGATTTATCTTGCTTACTAGATAGAAACGTGAAAATGGTATATGTTAGCGAGATACTTCAGAATTAACACTTTAATCATTGCAATTAGTTATAAATCTCTCAGATTGTCACCTTTTCTAGGCAATTCCAATTCGGGCACAGAATAAATCTGTGCCTGGGGACTCTGGGTATCCCAAAGCAATGCAAGACTATTGTCAAAAGACCGGCCAGGCTCATTAGAAAGTTTAGCTCTGTTTGAAGTTCTGTTTCATGCAAGCCAAGGTCACCCAGTCACTACTCTCTCCTTTGAATCCTGGATATAAATTACTTGACAGGAAAGGAACGATGTTTCTTTTGCACATTAAAAGATTACTGAGCAAAAAGATCAAGGCTTGTCTTACTCCCTGGCAAACAGCTCAGCTTTCAGCTGAAACCTTAATTCCTTGTTGGATCTGATTTTGTCTTTCAGGAACATTTGGTGATGTCTAAGCTA comes from the Haliaeetus albicilla chromosome 2, bHalAlb1.1, whole genome shotgun sequence genome and includes:
- the LOC104311860 gene encoding wnt inhibitory factor 1, with the protein product MARRDGGGGGGGGGGGVPRLLLWLALWGLWRGGDAGALPARGEARPFGAGPPAACSPRCQHGGLCLGNGTCLCSKGYEGELCQHATCYPKCKNGGECLRPGKCRCPPGYGGRYCHKVSCEGGCQNGGECISVNGVVKCLCASGWTGSRCQEAICPQGCRNNGACVAPGICSCPAGWVGGACHLAVCKLPCQHGGKCIAPNVCRCRLPYSGLQCTKKRKE